Proteins found in one Bombus terrestris chromosome 1, iyBomTerr1.2, whole genome shotgun sequence genomic segment:
- the LOC100645477 gene encoding macro domain-containing protein CT2219 isoform X1, with product MLTLRANIVDRFAVTAVVRPIVEHFLVQKSFATSVNHPEPKMSFEVEKQKFLTMPLEEKRKYYKGSVITLDQIPTWVEYWTKNKGNIGIMNLEKVEKVEEEMAKKISIWQGDITSLEIDAIVNAANSSLLGGGGVDGAIHKAAGPNLKKECATLGGCRVGEAKITGAYMLPAKHVIHTVGPQGEKPEKLKECYENSLTVARANELRTIAFPCISTGIYGYPQKPAAKVALSTVKKFLLDNKDSVDRVIFCLFLKSDKDIYEELLQKYFAID from the exons ATGTTGACACTCAGA GCGAACATCGTCGACCGTTTCGCAGTTACCGCCGTAGTTCGACCCATAGTTGAACATTTCTTAGTTCAGAAGAGTTTTGCTACGTCTGTCAATCATCCTGAACCGAAGATGTCGTTCGAAGTTGAAAAAC AGAAATTCTTGACCATGCCactagaagaaaaaagaaaatattataaagggTCCGTAATTACGTTGGACCAAATTCCAACGTGGGTGGAATATTGGactaaaaataaaggaaatatcgGTATAATGAATCTCGAGAAAGTCGAAAAGGTCGAGGAGGAAATGGCTAAGAAAATTTCGATATGGCAAGGAGATATCACCTCCCTCGAAATAGACGCGATCGTTAATGCAGCAAACTCGAGTCTTCTCGGCGGCGGTGGAG TTGATGGAGCTATTCACAAAGCTGCTGGACCAAATTTAAAGAAAGAGTGCGCCACTCTGGGAGGATGTCGTGTTGGTGAAGCAAAAATAACTGGGGCTTATATGTTACCTGCAAAGC ATGTCATTCATACGGTTGGTCCGCAAGGTGAAAAGCCAGAAAAGTTGAAGGAGTGTTATGAAAATAGTTTAACAGTTGCCAGAGCAAATGAGTTGCGCACAATTGCTTTTCCTTGTATATCGACAGGAATTTATGGATATCCTCAAAAACCAGCAGCCAAAGTGGCTTTATCAACGGTCAAGAAGTTCCTACTCGACAACAAAGACAGC GTGGATAGAGTAATCTTTTGTCTATTCTTGAAAAGCGACAAAGACATATACGAGGaattgttacaaaaatattttgctaTCGATTAG
- the LOC100645477 gene encoding macro domain-containing protein CT2219 isoform X2 produces MSFEVEKQKFLTMPLEEKRKYYKGSVITLDQIPTWVEYWTKNKGNIGIMNLEKVEKVEEEMAKKISIWQGDITSLEIDAIVNAANSSLLGGGGVDGAIHKAAGPNLKKECATLGGCRVGEAKITGAYMLPAKHVIHTVGPQGEKPEKLKECYENSLTVARANELRTIAFPCISTGIYGYPQKPAAKVALSTVKKFLLDNKDSVDRVIFCLFLKSDKDIYEELLQKYFAID; encoded by the exons ATGTCGTTCGAAGTTGAAAAAC AGAAATTCTTGACCATGCCactagaagaaaaaagaaaatattataaagggTCCGTAATTACGTTGGACCAAATTCCAACGTGGGTGGAATATTGGactaaaaataaaggaaatatcgGTATAATGAATCTCGAGAAAGTCGAAAAGGTCGAGGAGGAAATGGCTAAGAAAATTTCGATATGGCAAGGAGATATCACCTCCCTCGAAATAGACGCGATCGTTAATGCAGCAAACTCGAGTCTTCTCGGCGGCGGTGGAG TTGATGGAGCTATTCACAAAGCTGCTGGACCAAATTTAAAGAAAGAGTGCGCCACTCTGGGAGGATGTCGTGTTGGTGAAGCAAAAATAACTGGGGCTTATATGTTACCTGCAAAGC ATGTCATTCATACGGTTGGTCCGCAAGGTGAAAAGCCAGAAAAGTTGAAGGAGTGTTATGAAAATAGTTTAACAGTTGCCAGAGCAAATGAGTTGCGCACAATTGCTTTTCCTTGTATATCGACAGGAATTTATGGATATCCTCAAAAACCAGCAGCCAAAGTGGCTTTATCAACGGTCAAGAAGTTCCTACTCGACAACAAAGACAGC GTGGATAGAGTAATCTTTTGTCTATTCTTGAAAAGCGACAAAGACATATACGAGGaattgttacaaaaatattttgctaTCGATTAG